CGGGCGTGGCGCCCTGGAGACCCTCGAGCAGCCCCATCAGCACCAGCAGCTCGCCGCGGAGCTGCTCGAGGTCGCGACCCTGCTTGTTCTTGTACTTCAGCGTCCGGCCCAGCCGGAACAGCGAGATCGTGGCGGCGTGCGGGTAGACCTCGAGCGCGGCCCGCGGCGCGTGGGCGTGCGGATCGAGGTCGAGGCCCAGCGCCTCGGCCAGCCGGCCGCCGCGGGTGCCGGCGGCGAACTCCTGCTTGCCGGTGTTGCTCGGGTGGGCGCCCGCGTCGAAGCGGGCGAAGTCGCGGTTCAGCGCCGCCTCGGCGGGGCGGTTGCCGGTCGCGTTGGTGACCACCAGCGGGGCGTCGAAGGCGACGGTGACCGGGCCCGCGGCGTACGGCGTGACCAGGGCGAGGATCTCCTCGTCGGTCCGGACGCCGGCGAGCTCGACGAGCCGGCCGGTGTCGTCGAGCACGGCGACACCGGTGGGCGCGCGCGTCCCCCAGGCCAGGTCGACACCGATGTGGAACATGCCCCCCAGCCTTCCACCTGTCAGGCTCGGGCCATGACCACCCTGCGCGATCTCGCCGACGAACGCTTCGTCTCCCTCACCACGCACCGCCGATCCGGCGAGGGCGTGCCCACCCCGGTGTGGGTCGTGCCCGACGGCGTGGACGGCGCCGCGGTCTGGACGCCGGCCGGCAGCGGCAAGGTCAAGCGGCTGCGCCGCGACGAGCGCGTCACCCTGCGCCCCTGCGACCGCCGCGGTCGCGTCGCCGACGACGCCCCCACCGTCGAGGCCCGGGCGGGGGTCAGCACCGAGCCTTCCGACCTCGACCGCGTCGAGGGCCTGCTGCGGGCGAAGTACCGCCTCGAGTTCCGCATCGTCGGGCTCGTCGAGCGGATCGCGCGCCGCGGGCGCGGTGCCGAGCGCGCGGTCGTGGCGATCCGCCCCGCGTAGGCGCAGGCCGGGTTCCACGTGGAACCGCCCGTCGGCGACCCGGAACGGCGTCAGGACGCGGGGATCAGGGAGCGGGGAACAGGGCCGTGAGGGCGGCCAGGGCGTCGCGGAGCTCGGGGACGACCCCGTCGCCGACGGAGGTGTCGACGCCGAGGTAGCGCAGCCCGACCACGGCGCCGGCGCCCAGCGCGAGGACCATGCCGAGCGCCGCCATCGTGGTGCCGGAGACGCCGGGCCGGCTGGCCCGGGCCAGGCCGACGACGGCCGTCACGAGGCCGACCGCGGCGAGCACCAGGACGGCGCCGAGCAGCAGCGAGAACGGCGAGGCGACGACCGCGACCACCCCGGTGAACAGGGAGGTCGCGGCCGCCGCCGAGGTGCGGGCCGTGCGGGCCGGTGAGGCCTCGAACAGCTCGTCGAGGTCGGGCCCGCCCTCAGGACCGGCGGAGGCACCGGCGCCAGCGGGGCCGGGAGCAGCAGGATCGCGGTCGAGACGCTGCGTGGTCATGGCCCGATGCTAGGCCGGGCGGGACTCGATCAGCCGCGCAACGTGCCGGCGTACCAGCTCGACGTCCAGGCCCGGGCGACCTGCACGTCCTGACCGGTGCGGGGGGAGTGCAGCATCTTGGCCCGGCCGTGGTCCCAGCCGAGGAAGATCGCCGCGTGGTAGACCCGACCGCCGTTGTGGAAGAACATCAGGTCGCCGCGTCGCAGCGACTTCTTGGCGATGTGCTTGGTGCGGGAGTACTGCGCCGAGGAGGTGCGCGGCACCGACAGCCCGGCCTTGCGGAAGCTGTAGTAGATGAGGCCGGAGCAGTCGAAGGCGCTGGGGCCGGCGGCGCCGTAGCGGTAGGGGTCGCCCTTCTGGTTGAGGGCGACCGTGGTGGCGCGGTCGATCTTGCCGCGGGTGGCGGCCTCGGCACCGCTGGCGGGGCCCAGGAGCAGCACGCCGGAGACGGCGAGCAGCAGGGTCAGGAAGCTGACCAGCCGGGCGAGGGGGCGTGCGGACAGGCGTACGGGCATGGTGGGGCCTTTCCCACGCCTGCGAGGTGAGCTGTCGGGTTAGGGCTGGAAAGTGCCCTGCCACCTGGCGGTGACTTCACCCCGAGCGGTCG
This genomic interval from Nocardioides scoriae contains the following:
- a CDS encoding C40 family peptidase; translation: MPVRLSARPLARLVSFLTLLLAVSGVLLLGPASGAEAATRGKIDRATTVALNQKGDPYRYGAAGPSAFDCSGLIYYSFRKAGLSVPRTSSAQYSRTKHIAKKSLRRGDLMFFHNGGRVYHAAIFLGWDHGRAKMLHSPRTGQDVQVARAWTSSWYAGTLRG
- a CDS encoding PPOX class F420-dependent oxidoreductase encodes the protein MTTLRDLADERFVSLTTHRRSGEGVPTPVWVVPDGVDGAAVWTPAGSGKVKRLRRDERVTLRPCDRRGRVADDAPTVEARAGVSTEPSDLDRVEGLLRAKYRLEFRIVGLVERIARRGRGAERAVVAIRPA